The sequence below is a genomic window from Anaerobranca californiensis DSM 14826.
TGGCAATTTGATCTACCCTGTCGTCATCATTGCCAAACTTAGGATAATCCCCTTCTATTTGGAAATCAACGGCTATACCATTTTCCCGGATAGCTTTTACTTTACCGTATTTTATAGCACTTAATGAATCTACAACTACCGAAAGTCCCGCAATTCCAAAGGCCATTAAACGTTCTACATCCCTGTCATGAAGGGCAAGCATAGCAGATTCATAAGCGTATTTATCATGCATATAATGGATGACATTCATTGTATTGACATAAAGTTTTGCCAACCATTCCATTACCCTTTCGAATTTTTCAATGACTTCATCATAATCTAGGTACTCCCCTTGAGGTAGATCTAGCCTTGGAGCTACAGGTAAATTGAGCTTTTCATCAACCCCACCATTAATTGCATATAATAGGGCTTTAGCTAAGTTTACCCTAGCCCCAAAAAACTGCATTTGTTTACCTATTTTCATCGCAGATACACAACAAGCAATACCGTAATCATCACCGAATATCGGCCTCATAAGGTCATCGTTTTCATATTGAATAGAGTCGGTAAGGATAGAAAGTTTAGCACAATACTCTTTAAAGTTTTGAGGAAGTTTATTTGACCATAGTACTGTCATATTAGGCTCTGGTGCTGGCCCTAAATTAACTAATGTGTGCAAAAATCTAAAACTATTTTTAGTTACTAAAGTTCTACCATCTTCCCCCATCCCTCCAATAGCTTCAGTTATCCAAGTGGGATCCCCGGCAAAAAGCTCATTGTAATCTGGGGTTCTCAAGTGTCTTGCCAACCTCAGTTTAATTACCAATTGGTCAATTAACTCTTGGGCTTCCTCTTCAGAAATAAGTCGAGTTTTCAAATCCCTTTCAATATATATATCTAAGAAAGTACTTACTCTACCTAAAGACATAGCTGCACCATTTTGTTGTTTAATAGCTGCTAAATAAGCAAAATATAACCACTGTACTGCTTCTTTGGCATTTTGTGCAGGCTTAGAAATATCATATCCATAAGAAAGGGCCATTTCTTCCATTTCCTTTAAAGCTTTGATTTGCTCTGTTAACTCTTCCCTAAGCCTTATGATTTCTTCCGTCATAGTCCCAGAAATTTCATCTAATTCCCTTTTCTTATCTTCAATGAGAAAGGCTGTTCCGTAGAGGGCCACTCTCCGATAGTCACCGATAATTCTACCCCTACCATAGGCATCAGGAAGACCAGTTATAACCCCTGCTTTTCTAGCCAATTTCATTTCTTTAGTATAAGCATCAAAAACCCCTTGATTGTGGGTTTTTCTATATTTTGTAAAGATTTCTACTATCTTTTCATCAACTTTATAGCCATAACTTTCCGCTCCTTGAACTGCCATCCTAATCCCTCCAAAGGGGTTGACGATCCTTTT
It includes:
- the pflB gene encoding formate C-acetyltransferase, with protein sequence MVNKSWEGFKLGEWTEKVDVRDFIQKNYQPYEGDDSFLAKPSERTLKVWEKAKELLKEELKKGILDLDTKTISGISAYKPGYLDKENEVIVGFQTDQPLKRIVNPFGGIRMAVQGAESYGYKVDEKIVEIFTKYRKTHNQGVFDAYTKEMKLARKAGVITGLPDAYGRGRIIGDYRRVALYGTAFLIEDKKRELDEISGTMTEEIIRLREELTEQIKALKEMEEMALSYGYDISKPAQNAKEAVQWLYFAYLAAIKQQNGAAMSLGRVSTFLDIYIERDLKTRLISEEEAQELIDQLVIKLRLARHLRTPDYNELFAGDPTWITEAIGGMGEDGRTLVTKNSFRFLHTLVNLGPAPEPNMTVLWSNKLPQNFKEYCAKLSILTDSIQYENDDLMRPIFGDDYGIACCVSAMKIGKQMQFFGARVNLAKALLYAINGGVDEKLNLPVAPRLDLPQGEYLDYDEVIEKFERVMEWLAKLYVNTMNVIHYMHDKYAYESAMLALHDRDVERLMAFGIAGLSVVVDSLSAIKYGKVKAIRENGIAVDFQIEGDYPKFGNDDDRVDQIATYVVEKFSKELKKHSTYRNAIHTLSILTITSNVVYGKKTGATPDGRKAGEAFAPGANPMHGRDINGALASLNSVAKIPYQHCLDGVSNTFSVVPQALGKDREGQIKNLVDILDGYFEQKAHHLNVNVLNREMLIDAMENPEKYPSLTIRVSGYAVNFNRLSKLQQREVIARTFHERM